In Ancylothrix sp. D3o, the following are encoded in one genomic region:
- the yvcK gene encoding gluconeogenesis factor YvcK family protein codes for MSIGLFKQALFVLTHESRNHTPNRLSQWFKWLSPGLFVKRWLLMSAGGVLLTSLGIAIWIKLTPIFYLIQIIEEILEYLTTVIPSYISGPFVLAFGLILIFWGQTRTVGSITKVLMPEGEEELIDLLMSHRKLHRGPKIVAIGGGTGLSTLLRGLKKYSANITAIVTVADDGGSSGRLRREIGVLPPGDIRNCLAALADEEKLLTELFQYRFKAGNGLIGHSFGNLFLTAMSDIEGDLEQAIAASSKVLAVRGQVLPATLTDVNLWAVLSDGRRIEGESSITEAGGNIVKIGCTPANPPALPKALQAIREADLIIIGPGSLYTSVIPNLLVPEIAEAIEQTKVPRIYICNIMTQPGETQDYSVGDHIKAIDNACGGKQLFNSVIVQRKVPSAQALIRYAQEKSTPVFLDREAIAKLGRRIVLANIMEEDTETGYVRHNPYQLARVLLRWYSRVQAL; via the coding sequence ATGTCAATAGGATTATTCAAACAAGCGCTTTTCGTCCTTACCCACGAATCTCGAAACCATACACCGAACCGACTTAGCCAGTGGTTTAAATGGTTATCTCCGGGGTTATTTGTTAAACGCTGGTTACTAATGAGTGCCGGTGGCGTCCTCCTCACGAGTCTCGGCATTGCCATTTGGATCAAACTCACCCCCATTTTTTACCTGATCCAAATCATCGAAGAGATCCTCGAATACCTCACCACAGTCATTCCCAGCTACATCAGCGGCCCTTTTGTTCTCGCTTTTGGCCTGATCCTAATATTTTGGGGCCAAACCCGGACTGTCGGTTCGATCACCAAAGTTTTGATGCCAGAAGGCGAAGAAGAACTCATCGACTTGTTGATGTCTCACCGCAAACTACACCGAGGCCCAAAAATCGTAGCCATTGGCGGGGGCACCGGTTTATCAACGCTTCTCAGAGGACTGAAAAAATATAGCGCCAACATCACCGCTATTGTGACTGTTGCTGATGATGGTGGTTCCTCTGGCAGACTGCGCCGCGAAATTGGTGTGCTTCCCCCCGGCGATATCCGCAACTGTTTGGCAGCCTTAGCTGATGAAGAAAAACTGTTAACTGAATTATTCCAATATCGCTTTAAAGCCGGTAACGGTTTAATCGGGCACAGTTTCGGCAACCTTTTTCTCACCGCTATGAGTGACATTGAAGGCGATCTTGAACAAGCTATCGCGGCTAGTTCTAAAGTCCTGGCAGTACGCGGCCAAGTTTTACCGGCCACTCTCACTGATGTTAACCTCTGGGCTGTGCTGAGTGACGGAAGACGCATTGAAGGCGAGTCTAGCATTACTGAGGCCGGTGGTAATATCGTCAAAATTGGCTGCACCCCCGCCAACCCGCCGGCTTTACCCAAAGCTTTGCAAGCTATCCGCGAAGCTGATTTGATTATTATTGGCCCTGGCAGTCTCTACACCAGCGTCATCCCTAATTTACTGGTTCCCGAAATTGCCGAAGCTATTGAACAAACTAAAGTGCCCCGAATTTACATTTGCAATATTATGACCCAACCAGGGGAAACGCAAGATTACAGCGTGGGTGATCATATCAAAGCTATTGATAATGCTTGTGGTGGTAAACAATTGTTTAATTCTGTTATTGTCCAGCGAAAAGTACCCTCTGCTCAAGCTTTAATTCGTTATGCTCAAGAAAAATCTACACCTGTTTTTCTTGACCGAGAAGCGATTGCTAAATTGGGCCGACGTATTGTTTTAGCAAATATTATGGAAGAAGACACCGAAACTGGCTATGTTCGCCACAACCCTTACCAGCTTGCTCGCGTTTTGCTGCGTTGGTATAGCCGTGTTCAAGCTTTGTAA
- the tsaE gene encoding tRNA (adenosine(37)-N6)-threonylcarbamoyltransferase complex ATPase subunit type 1 TsaE: MTRKSTILNLPTPDSTYRLGFCLGETLKPGSLLLLKGDLGAGKTTLVQGLAEGLGIADLVVSPTFTLISEYTDGRIPLYHFDLYRLAEGEAASLYPEIYWEGVEVTPGIVAIEWAERLLYKPAQYLEVCLTDLGDCGRQAELLPVGGFDLKNLVF; encoded by the coding sequence ATGACCCGAAAATCAACTATTCTAAATCTTCCTACTCCAGACTCAACTTACCGTCTGGGATTTTGTCTTGGCGAAACTTTAAAACCGGGGAGTTTGCTGTTATTAAAGGGCGATTTAGGGGCTGGGAAAACGACTTTGGTTCAAGGGTTGGCTGAAGGTTTAGGTATTGCGGATTTGGTTGTTAGTCCTACTTTTACGCTGATTAGCGAATATACTGATGGTCGTATCCCTCTTTACCATTTTGATTTATACCGGCTTGCGGAGGGGGAAGCGGCGAGTTTATACCCGGAGATTTATTGGGAAGGGGTGGAAGTAACACCGGGGATTGTGGCGATAGAATGGGCTGAGAGATTGTTATATAAGCCGGCTCAATATTTAGAAGTTTGCTTGACAGATTTAGGGGATTGTGGTAGACAGGCGGAGTTACTGCCGGTGGGGGGTTTTGATTTGAAAAATTTGGTTTTTTAA
- a CDS encoding TM2 domain-containing protein, producing the protein MSHNSPKSKAAALLLCFFLGVLGIHRFYMGYVTIGVIQLLTGGGFGIWWIIDFILLVLDNLPDSKGRSLV; encoded by the coding sequence ATGAGCCATAATTCTCCGAAATCTAAAGCGGCGGCTCTACTGTTGTGCTTCTTTCTGGGTGTTTTAGGCATCCATCGTTTTTACATGGGATATGTGACGATAGGAGTGATTCAGCTTCTCACCGGCGGCGGTTTCGGTATTTGGTGGATAATTGATTTTATACTGTTGGTTTTGGATAATCTACCTGATAGTAAGGGCCGCAGTTTGGTTTAA
- a CDS encoding CPBP family intramembrane glutamic endopeptidase, which yields MTIKRIILTILTVLTLGLVSFSLIESWNEPQIQSRLELYQTNLILHAAEWKGENLEGADIATAKQTLLGDDLFGSALKQYQEASESGEKNLQKTRQQLQTLKPASTEMPEQPTTATEQKKLLSILNQQQNSLDEIDLRLGILQLKNNQKDKAIQSWQNIVKYASNETIERPVVQTAQVLENLANSRIFPETESVIKQNLDGWFRYQALSEYYQIKKDTTSLATLEANEQKIAEQAVIKLGIIGIVPTIGFIGGTGLLIGLLIQQLIKGKQAVLATNGDVAWETPWDWEIIWQVLVGGFFFISQIAAPLLLQTINALLKINPGTFDVRGKAIYILFTYIVLAAGGILAIYFSVKPFTPLPKDWFRIDLKGKWFFWGLGGYLAALPLVVLVSLINQKIWQGQGGSNAILPIALESKDAVALTIFFLTASIGAPIFEEIMFRGFLLPSLTRYMPVWGAIVLSGLIFAVAHLNVSEVLPLATLGIILGFVYSRSRNLLASMFLHSLWNSGTLLSLYVLGSAAN from the coding sequence ATGACCATAAAACGAATAATTTTAACCATCCTCACAGTTTTAACCCTTGGTTTAGTCAGCTTTTCCCTCATCGAAAGCTGGAATGAACCCCAGATCCAAAGCCGTTTAGAGTTATATCAAACCAACCTCATCCTCCACGCCGCCGAGTGGAAAGGCGAAAATTTAGAAGGCGCAGACATTGCAACTGCAAAGCAAACCTTACTCGGTGACGATCTATTTGGAAGCGCACTCAAGCAATACCAAGAAGCCAGCGAGTCAGGCGAAAAAAACTTGCAAAAAACACGCCAGCAATTACAAACCCTAAAACCGGCCTCCACAGAAATGCCGGAGCAACCAACCACCGCCACAGAACAAAAAAAACTGCTATCCATACTCAACCAACAGCAAAATTCCCTCGATGAAATTGATTTACGCTTAGGCATTTTACAACTCAAAAATAACCAAAAAGATAAAGCCATTCAAAGCTGGCAAAACATTGTCAAATACGCCTCCAATGAAACTATAGAAAGGCCGGTTGTCCAAACCGCTCAAGTCTTAGAAAATTTAGCAAATTCCCGCATTTTTCCAGAAACAGAAAGTGTAATTAAACAAAACTTAGATGGCTGGTTTCGCTATCAAGCCTTAAGCGAATATTACCAAATTAAAAAAGACACAACCAGCCTCGCCACCCTCGAAGCAAACGAACAAAAAATTGCCGAACAAGCTGTAATCAAACTCGGCATAATTGGCATAGTTCCCACCATAGGATTTATCGGCGGCACCGGCTTACTAATTGGCTTACTCATTCAACAATTAATCAAAGGCAAACAAGCAGTTTTAGCCACCAATGGCGATGTCGCTTGGGAAACTCCCTGGGATTGGGAAATAATCTGGCAAGTGCTAGTTGGTGGCTTCTTCTTTATCTCACAAATTGCCGCTCCCTTACTCCTCCAAACCATCAACGCACTATTAAAAATTAACCCCGGAACCTTCGATGTGCGAGGCAAAGCAATTTACATCTTATTCACCTATATTGTTCTTGCCGCTGGCGGAATATTAGCCATTTATTTTTCCGTCAAACCCTTTACTCCCCTGCCGAAAGATTGGTTTCGCATTGATTTAAAAGGAAAATGGTTTTTCTGGGGCTTAGGTGGCTATTTAGCCGCGCTTCCGCTCGTAGTTTTAGTATCCCTAATCAACCAAAAAATCTGGCAAGGACAAGGTGGCAGTAATGCTATTTTACCCATAGCTTTAGAAAGCAAAGATGCTGTGGCTTTGACGATATTCTTTCTCACCGCTTCCATCGGCGCACCAATCTTTGAAGAAATCATGTTTCGCGGTTTTTTATTACCATCCCTGACTCGTTATATGCCGGTTTGGGGGGCAATTGTTCTCAGCGGTTTAATCTTTGCAGTCGCACACTTGAATGTTTCTGAAGTGCTACCTTTAGCAACACTGGGAATAATTTTAGGCTTCGTTTATAGCCGATCTCGTAATTTGCTGGCTTCGATGTTTCTCCATAGTTTATGGAATAGCGGCACCTTGTTGAGCTTGTATGTTTTGGGGAGTGCAGCGAATTAA
- a CDS encoding type II toxin-antitoxin system RelE/ParE family toxin translates to MQNESEVIIRFADQFERELYILSKRYRRIRADIEPIIQGLQAGNFIGDRIAGLGAENQVLKVQVKNSDIQKGKSGGYRLIFVLLSLPRVFCY, encoded by the coding sequence ATGCAGAATGAATCAGAAGTGATCATCAGATTTGCTGATCAATTTGAGCGCGAGTTATATATCTTGTCCAAAAGATATCGCAGAATTCGCGCTGATATTGAGCCTATTATTCAAGGACTGCAAGCTGGTAACTTTATCGGAGATCGGATTGCCGGTTTGGGTGCGGAAAATCAAGTTTTGAAAGTGCAAGTGAAAAACAGCGATATCCAAAAAGGCAAAAGTGGCGGCTATCGGCTTATTTTTGTCTTGTTGAGTCTCCCACGAGTGTTTTGTTATTAA
- a CDS encoding DNA-binding protein gives METTTKSVSYHKSLIERLKDSEYAAGYLEAIMEEKDPERELLKHALQDVAEALGELNMSPEDALLHLQKLDKILSGEGSAEIYQLGLWLNALGLKLTVTVNSQDKEEAVTATEARDEQA, from the coding sequence ATGGAAACAACAACTAAAAGTGTAAGCTACCACAAATCTTTAATTGAGCGTTTAAAAGATTCGGAATATGCCGCCGGCTATCTTGAGGCTATAATGGAAGAAAAAGACCCAGAACGAGAGTTATTAAAACACGCGTTGCAAGATGTGGCGGAAGCTTTGGGAGAATTGAATATGTCTCCTGAAGATGCTTTGTTACATTTGCAAAAATTAGATAAAATTTTGTCTGGAGAAGGTAGTGCAGAAATTTATCAGTTGGGTTTGTGGTTAAATGCTTTGGGTTTGAAGTTGACAGTAACAGTTAATTCGCAGGATAAAGAGGAGGCGGTGACTGCAACAGAAGCGCGGGATGAGCAAGCTTAA